Within Topomyia yanbarensis strain Yona2022 chromosome 2, ASM3024719v1, whole genome shotgun sequence, the genomic segment TTTGCGTTTCGCATGCATTTGTTTATGTTGTTTGCAATGTTATCTGTTTCGCCTTACAGTAAATATGAGAACTCTTATTGTTTATTTCTGTTTCTCCCAAAGTTTCCGATGAAAGCACACTAAACCAAACGGAAGATAGTCACATTTTAAGCAATTCTAAAACTAAACTCACTGtagtatgaatgattaaaacatAGACCCGTATACACCCTCAGGATAGTATACATCAGCATCATAACAATTCTAAAAATGCTATTTTCTTATCTTCTAATTACCCTTTCCTAAACAAATACACATCCTCTCGTGGAACTCAATTTACAATAATGCACACTCTGAATTTCGGTGTCGGAAAAATTAATACAATATGTACTACAAATGGCTAACCCAACTGCACTTGTTCTGTGGGGAAAACCTACCAACGCTACCGCTGAATGGTGCTTGCGCCGACGCAACAGAACCGGGCGATCCTGATGCAGGGGAGGATCGACAGTTAATTGAAACCGGCCTAGAGGATACCGATGATGGTACCCAGGAAGTAGTCGGTAGTGATGGGGACGACAACGAACAGCATAACTGTGTGCAAGGGGAAATGCAGAGCAATAGTAGCAGGACTGATGTTGCCAAAAATAATGAATGTCATTGCCAAGAAACAGAAGTGATAGCCGTCGAAGTACAAGCAAACCATAGGAATAGTAGTAATCAGCCGCTGCCGATAGGTGACGATATAACCGATAAGAGTAACAGCAACAGCAATGACATTAGCCAAGACGGCAATGGGCCATTGCTTGAATCTGTCGAATCTAAATCCGAAGGtattaacaataacaataacaacaatGAACAACAGTCAATTGGGAATAAACTGTGGAAGGAAGAAAGATGACAGTTAGAGAATGATAGTGATAACAGAAGTAGTGGTCGGAGTAGTATTGTTATCGCTATCAATGACGATAGTCATGCGAATAGTGCGCACATCATTCGCATCGAAGGCGATGATACAGAAGATCGTAAAGATGATGAAACAGAAATCGACGTTGGGATCGACTCTGACGAAGAAGATGACGACGATTCCAACGAACAGAGGGAGCTGTTACTGCACAAAAAGAACgaaaagaataattttaatACAGATGGAGGCGGAGAACGCATTCGATACAAGCACAATTTCGTGGAAGACGAAGATGAGCAAGACGATGACATCATCGTAATCGTTGATGAGGATAGCAATCTCTGTGGTGGTGGTGTTAGCGATGAGCTCTATTTGAAGCTTAGAGAAATGGGTTGGTAGTTTTTTACACATATTTTGCCATCTAACATTATTTCGGATCTACAAACATAGTCATGCTATCTGTGGTATAAGTTATCCCTCTAATTGGCTATTTCAAATTTTCTATCTGGGGTAGCATTTAGCTACTAACATCAAGTAGACAATGCACTTATGTTTGTCTCCAAATTGAATAACTCACAATCTAACGTAATTTCTGGATTTCGTTCAAAACAGATGACGAGGGCATCGCCGAGTCAGGAATGTAAGCGCCGGGGAAACGTTTACCATCGCCAGAAGATGTGACGCACGGTCATATCTAGTAGTCGAAGAATCTTAACAACATTCGTCTTGTAGGTAATTCGGTCATAGACAGAACAAACacacgaaattaaaattagcatactccatcgtacattcGAGAAACAGAACATACATAGATCACGAATTGTAAATATCAGGAAAAATCTTTGCTTATTTGTAGAGAGAAAGAAATGTTGTCAATGTGCTACTACATATTCTACCTTTTAAATGTCGATAAATGACAATGCATGCGTTACATGTAATCAAGAATTCTTTTACGTTCTTGACGTCATCGGAAAATCAAATCAGTAAAACGAAACGcgaaaaatgtgaaattttattgtatttATGCATGTGCAATGGACACTCAATCCAAtctttttaattcttttttgttgTACATAATGTAAGATGTATCATGGCAAATTTTAGTTACACAATATTTTAAATCTTACAATAAAAAGAAAAGATATCATATCAACAGCACTCGTAGATGTTTTATTTGATGATGAccttatttaattattttcaattaccagAATGCAGGTAATAATTAAAGTTGGGCGGATAAACGTATGCAGTTATTACGTCTGAATTTGTATTGGAAGATCCACGAACAAATTTATTATGAGTTTCCGAGGCCGTCGTTCTCCAGATAAAGGTGCTTAGGGTTCTAAGATGATTCGTCTGCGGCAGTGACTACGAAAGAAGTAAGGTAAGCATATGAAAGGCTTTCAGAAAAGAAACTTTGTgtctaaaaattaaaatatgaaaagaaAACATGTTTTCCTTTTAATTCTTGTGTTCTTGTGTACTTTGTGTACTGTACATCCTAAAATCCAACCAAACATATCGAGATGCACTCATTGTACGCTTGTCGTCAACCGCAGCCAacaagcttatgtcgaccgATAAGATCAAAATCGGATGGTCCGTGTGCTCGTTACGAGtgatccctagagccactaaacaaatggAGATGTGTTTCAGGTGCCTCGGTTTCGGCCATCAGGTAAGAAACTGTAGAGTCCCcgacagatctgatctgtgcagaaaatgtggggagaaaagacacattgctagagactgcacaaagcaaaTGAAGTGCTTTCTCTGCACAAGTGAGGGCGAAATagaccacatgacgggaggcttcttatgcccagagtTCAAAAAGACGAAGGCAGGGCAACGATGATGGAGGTAACCCAGcgtaatctcaatcattgtgacattgcatagcaactgttgtggcagtcaacaacagaaacgaagtacgatgttgcaattattgcagataTACGACTCTGCACcgtgttcctcccgataacAGTAACTGgttggtggatagtgcaggaatggcggcaatccaagtgatggcCGGTTTCCCTGCCCAAGAGGTGATGGAtaacacacacgaaggcttcgtgatcgccaggatcaacggcATATTCGTATGTAgcttagagtgacaagaaaataaagacccctatcggcccactcctgagtcgattcctagtcccaacAGGAGTACGTTCTCTaattttgaagcaaatcggacaagtctagctaccggaccaacgtgcctgaagtttgtatgggattcttcgacaatttatatggagaaaacccactagctcgcagaggcgacgcgtggttccACCGTTAACCTGTTCAATATATCACGAGGGCCCTCTAAATGTCACGAAATAAGCAACTGATCAGAAACGTCACTAATTCAATTCCATGAGACGTTTTTGATCATATGATGCTTAATTTACCGTAGAACAAGAgcaaaaaatatattacatCTTTCAAATGGGATAGCAATTGGAATTTTCCAAATGCAATTAATTAAATCCAGAGAACTTTTTTTCCTCGCAAAATATCATAGGAAAACTGCATTCAATATCTAGCACTCATGTTTAGAACATCTCCTGATTTGAGTTTGTCTATTTTACACTTTGAGTAGACATATTTTCAGCATGTAAATGCAAACAACAAAAAGTTTCTTTCAAGCAAAAGTAGATGGTTCATTATTATCGTTGAACCAACCAAATACATACGCGCTTACAAGTATGCCCCTCCCAAGGGGAGAAACATTTTGTTAGGCTACCCAAGAGAACAAGCGTATGAACGTATGGCGCAATGTGTTTGAAAAGTATAGAGTACtagacaatctgtaactgtattagtgtgttcaacgatttgttttcttccacctgtcataatttctgatagctggaggaaaacaaatcgaaaaaaagtttttcggtCAGACTATTTGCATGGTGGATCGAACCCAACCGGTATTGAAGTCTCCAGAATAAGTTTCACAGTGACACAGAGCATTTAaaaaccattataaatactttaggcAAGCGATTTCAAACGTTTAAATTGACGGACAGGTTTACATATGCTGGAAGAAAACAAACTTCCAAGTAGTGTAAGTGAaatcatttgcatagaactctataaagcgctctcgttttgcacATAGCTCCAACGCCCAGCAATgcacgctggttcaatatttgatttgaacCGGTGCAAAAGGGAATAGAAAAAGCAGTCGTCCTTGACACTCACCCTGTTATTCCAGCCATCGCTCATCAAGCTGGTTCCATCCAGAGCATGTGGTGAGAGTAAAAGATGCGTGCAAGTTTTTGGTTGAACCGGTCATGGGAAAGCAGAAAATTTCTGAATTCTACTCGCTTGAGACGTCGAGTTGGTTCATCGTTCGGATCAAATTGTCAAACTTCGAGGTTCGGAGATTattactttcatttaaaatagttATCGTGCTACTGTTCTTAATAGTAACTCATAATGGGTTTCGGGTCGTCCGATTTTGGAAAcctgttcaatgaacaggttgaacgtaccgaTGCGTCGCCTCtgctagctcgcattttcaccgctaggtggcactgtatgcatcgtattatcactataagtgaaaataggaaagataatttaattgtttacaactttgtcgaagactgctagtcaatccggctttgataaaaaagttattagTACATGGTAGTTTATCAGTATCAGGGTCtaacgaactatacatttttgtggaataatggtaagatttagctgaatagcatGTTCGAAAGAattgtaaagggcgaacacgaaattattgcgacacattcaacagggcataacttttttaccattgggtaaaaatcaaccaaattttgcacactttctcattgatgtgtattgtttacatgctgtcaaactcgaagtcgtgtttttcgattcaacgaaaatggaggtgaaccaacgcgagtcgagaaacaaattctttccaaacacctggaattttctgacctgtcgcaccgcagttgggaaaaatgttgaacattcaccattcaaccgtctccagagtgttgaagcggttccaggagcggttgacgttggaccacggcaaaggagctggaagaaaacggggacaggagaacaaaaagacggagggaaaggtgaagcggatgattaaagcaaatcctaacgtctcaagccgtgatttggctaaatagatcggcatgtcgcagagctacgtccagaatgcaaagaagagagctggactacatacatacaaggtacagaacttcccaaaccgcgatgagcggcaacaatcgacggctaaaactcgggcacggaagctctacgagaagatgctgacaaaatatgactgctgtgtgatggacgacgaaacgtatataaaagccgattttaagcaaattccggggttggagtttttcaccggcaagagcaagttctatgtggacgacaaatttaagaagaagaaaatgtcgaagttcgcctccaaatatctcatttggcaggccatctactcttgcggactgaggagtgagcctttcgtgacaaagggcacagtaaatggcgagatctacaaatctgagtgcctcgagaagcgccttttgccgttcttgcagcagcacgacgaagctccgctattttggtcagatttggcatcatgccactattctaaaagtgtcctggagtggtatgaggccaattctgtccattttgttataaaggacatgaatccgccaaactgtccagagctgcgcccggtggagcaatactgggcaatgatgaagcgagaacttcggaagagcaagaagacagtcaaagacgagaaggacatgttacgaaaatgggaaaaaaaactaagaaactggtaccggatgaccctgtaaagactttgatggagggcatcaagcgaaaatgcgttcaattttacactcaaggctccatcgattaacttttcttttgatttttgaagtaaatatacgtataaaactaccctaaaatttcggtttgattttaaacattataagaaaattggcatgacattttcggtgtcgcaataatttcgtgttcgccctttaatacATAAtatgagttatgttttggttagaaaattgtagttccacctgtgaccacatagatggcgccatcactagcttttcaacggagagagatagaaagttgtagaacaagaattttgcagtaattcttccaaacatctcgatattctaagCAGGTTGACTAACGCAAGATCCCCAAATAACCACATGCATTATACTGAAGCATTATATTTACATCGATAATGTTCATTTGCTCTAAAACTACATTTTTGAAGCAAGGCTACCATAATGCAAAATCAAAGATGTTTCAAGACATTGCATCTTATAAGCAATATATCAGGCATAATACAAATCTTTACAGCAACGGTTTAGTGTTTGATAGCATTGCATTTACAAATGCTTTGACGCTCTTATGCGCTGCACCAAAATAGCATATAATGCTTGAACTAAAAGCTATGAaacattaaaataatttgacAGTTATGAAGGAAATgttctatttaaaaaaatcgacttgGGGAGGTTACCCACGGTTAACCCAAGTAACCACGACGCTTCAAATGACGCAAAGTTAAAAGTCTTAAATAAGTCGTCCGTGGAATGCGATACAATGCTTCATTGCTGTAAATGCAACACCAATGCTTTTATAAAGTGGAAAAGGGCGGTTAAGCGGCTGATGTAAAAGCTGTCAAGGAAAGCATCAATTTAACATTGGTAATGTTCTTATAAAGCTTTTGTCTGCTAAAAGCATGCTAGATGCTGCAATAATGCTTGATTCATTTTGACAGATCGATGTTTTATAACACAACATATAGCTGATATGATGTCAAAATGAAAATGGGAAAATAGTGTTTTCCAAGAGTTTCTTAATCGTCGAGGTACAGAAAGATCATTACCATAACGAAAAAATTTCACATCCCAtagatttctttaatttttttttttttttgctggatCCGAACCATGGTCATCTgacatcagcttcatatgaGGTAGGCCGCCAGCACTCTTATCTGTGGAGGATACTTGCCGaaggaatgatatttgcaaaaTATAAATAACACTTAACATTATATAGCCTTTGTTAATGCAACGAAAAGGCGACGGTAATTTATGTAAGGAAAAGTGcaaacatttgtcatttttgaaaGGATTGGTATTTTTCGTGTGGTCGCGAAATATAAACATCAACAAACGAAGCAAAGATCAGTTTCAGAACCGTGTTTGTCGTGCTGATTCCGAGACATGGTCAGTATTTACACCTGTTAACGAGAGTACAGTGTCTGCTAAAGTTTTGTATATTATCTGTACTTATATCTGATACACAATCGTGTGTTGCAATACATTGTGCAGATGAAATAGTGAAACATTCTTATCTACTTTAACCCTCTTCAATGAAGGATTCAATCTCTTCAATGAAGGATTCTTCGTCTATTCGCAGGTGTTGTGTACTAtacagcaattttttaaaaaggcTCGTAGATCGTCATTTCTATttacatagggtgatgagcctattttcacctactacacactaagccagccaaaagttgttcagtaatttcttttgacgacttgcacagtaaagtgaaattttttctgagctgtcagcaaattgtttaaaaaattgcagcaaagttttcattttttaacgattttcagtaattttgagaataatttgctgaaacccgcaatatttttaactgaatttatcagcacttctGTTCTGTTCGGTACATTAACGTTATCCAGTAATATACTaactgattgttcggcaaaattgtaccaacattaccgaacctcgtcaaaaatttacaaaacaggtacagtaaatcatctgtcaagtcgccattttcagagaaAACTGCTGgccagtattttttgacgtttggatagaacggattgcggagagttcggtaaccgaattgttttactgaattgattaccgaacggtttgctgttcaaaaccccagcaaaattttactgtacccagtaattcaaattaagtgtgaagcaaggtgcctcactaattcgatcatttcttgccttacaatcaatagaatgcgtaaaaattgacaacaaccgctttgcttcgttgttaagaaccaatataataacacaaatgcgttgaaaacagtaaaattctcgtgaatcgagtgcccctattgttgcgctaccacttgactcaatgcgttgagcaaagatggcagacactgctctaaccaacggcttcaaatgggtagggtgataatagaaacatggcgcaaataggctcatcaccctacatagTCCGGATTCTCTACGGTATGTTTCATCTGAGTTGGATATTGGATGGATACTCgtgttgttgtttgttgttgctTAATGGACATAAAATAGGCCAAAAATTGCAGGCGATACAGGTTGATGTGGTAAAAATGTAATGGTTCGGTTCGGATAGTGCTCCGATATTTTTGCACCTTTCGCCGAAATTTGAACACTACGCTCCATTTTGTTCcaggatgatttttttaaatagaacATTTCCTTCATAACCgtcaaattattttaatgttTCATAGCTTTTAGTTCAAGCTTTATATGCTATTTTGGTGCAGCGCATAAGAGCGCCAAAGCATTTGTAAATGCAATGCTATCAAACACTAAACCGTTGCTGTAAAGATTTGTATTATGCCTGATATATTGCTTATAAGATGCAATGTCTTGAAACATCTTTGATTTTGCATTATAGTAGCCTTGCTTCAAGAATGTAGTTTTAGAGCAAATGAAGCATTATCGATGTAAATATAATGCTTCAGTATAATGCATGTGGTTATTTGGgtacagcctattggaagcactggcgaagctggacgCAAGGCTGTGCAaggaaggttccgctagcacattccgtaaagacgacCGGGAATCCgggacgtaacattctgcagcgcgtcgctgaaggataacatgaattggcgagttaatGAGCAGTACACATACAGCCACCATCAGGCGATCCACTACGCCATTGGTCGGCGGGATTGTATTGTGACGCGGAGAGTGAGAACTGCCGAGCTccagtggaaaataaaggacttcgatAAGGACCCTTTTGTAGAAGCACTTTCGTGCTGACAGCTCAAATCCTATTTCGAATGCCGATGAGTTGTCGGAAACATTAGCGAGAGCGTGCGACGTATCAATACCGAgaaaaatggagccgaggaactgcCGGGTTCGGCGTACTGGTAGAACGAAATGCTTAGCATCCTCTGTGCTGTCTGCCTGAAAGCCAGAaaacgcgttcagagagcaagatcttaGGCAGTCAGAGAACAGTGTAAGGTGATTTTCCGGCTTTTAAAGCGAGATAGTGCTTAGTAGGTGCCCCCTGCTACAAGGATCTGTGCCGAGAAGTAGGGCAACGCCAACCGTTTCGTGATGGCTAAGATCAAGGATCCAACGATGCCAATCGAAATGTGCGTttaaaaactgaaaattatcgtggaaggtcttttcccgaagtCCGACCCAACCGTATGGCCGCCTACActgtacgttgatgcagacgggGGAAATGCTTGTGACCATCGAGTCCCCAACGATGAGTTCTTTAtggtggcaaaagggctgagaGCGAAGAAAGCTGCTGGTTcggacggtatccccaacgtgacactgaagaccgcgatcctggcgtttccggacctgttctacagaaatgcctggacgaaggctacttccAAGTGGATGGAGGATCCAgcagctggtgttgctgccaaagccacgaggagatccagcatcgtatggTTGatacaggggcggatccagaaataAATTTCGGGAagggtctgaaatttcgattttaaaatgtacATTGTACAATTtgtaatatgtaataacctTACTTAAAGAGTATCAGTTTTGTtggtcaaattttgtttttaatgaTTTCGAGTTTAAAACTAATATAAAgtcgaaactaatttaaaattcttcaaaaagCAAAAAATCAAAGGGGGGGTTGTcgggacccccaagaccctccacCTGGATCCTCCGGTGGGTTGGTAAATTTCTGgaaaggatcatcctcaacaagcTGACGAACTACGCAGAAAGTGAGAACGAACTATCGTAAAGGCAGTTCGCATTCCGGTGGACGCCATCctcacagtcatcgcgagcgcggagaaagcgttgaaggggtaatcgctactgcgctgtggtaacgatcgacgtgaaaaacacgttcaacagtgccagctgggtgATGATCGcggtagcgctgcacagaatgcgggtttcGGATTATCTGCGCAAAATGTAGTAAAAAAATTGAGATAGGCAAAAACATTTCGATCAATAATTGCATCGCGACATCATAGTGGCTTGTAATGACATCACATTGTGACTTTTTATTGCTTTGTCCAGATTCATATAAGCAGTGGCAGTTTTCTTTAAGGTTAAACTGAGAACGTCTCAATATACGACCAGCTGCCTTTTTCGTTTTCTAAGGGTGcggcttttccaagctttctcagttgaatcaCTGAGGACTGAATTTTAATACGAAGAAAACGACACACGACGTatacaaaaatatgtaaaccaTGCTAAGCCAGTTTCGTATATGAATTTATTATTGAATTCAAACTTACAAATCAGTTGCTTTAGTAACGGTCGCACTGGGAAAAATTTGCACATTTCAATTCGTCATTCCGTTGAACACCAGATTTACTGCTGTTTCTACGTTCCCGTTGCACACTATTAATGCCTGAATATTCGTTTCCGTATCGGTCAATCCCATTTCTCTCATTTGTTCTAGCTCGGAGCGATACTTACTGAGGCTAGCCTCTAATGTTGAATGCTGTGACTGTGTTTGCGAGCCAATGTCATTATCCGGAACAGTAGCTGGAGGTGCTGGTGCTGCACTAGATGGAGATGTGTCCATAGGTTCGGGGTCATTGGATCGTCGTTGCGATTGAATTACCTCCGATAAGGCGTTCATGAACATCGATGGCGTTATGCGATTTGATGCGGAGCCACTACCGGACGTGGACGGCTGACTAACTTGATCTGTACTTTCCCGACTGTCAGCATCTCTTTGGGAGATGCTTAAAAGTGAATTGTAAGACGACGTACCAGCGAAAGCCAAAGCAGATGCAAGTTGGTCTGCTGTAATTCGTCTCGCTGAGCGAACACCAGTGGAAGTGGTTGGTGATGTATTATCATCGCTGGACGAAGAGTCTGATAAGGCATCGTCCAGTGCACTCTCAATTGTAGGGGAAAATGTTGCTGATTTCGATATCATTTTTGAGTTGAGAAGCTGAACAATTGAACGGGATGCTTTAATTAAGATATAATGCTTTTCAGCAACCCTTCGAATTGTTTCTGGCTGCTGCATGGATGATAGTAAAATAGGATCTTTCAAAATAGACAACGCCCACAAGTCTTTTCGAACAGAGGGGTTAGCATCAAGTACGTTTCTCATAAACTCCGGATGGCGCACTTTTTGAAAATTCGACGAATCCACCGTTCTCCAGATACCGAGCACCTCTTGCACATCCGCTTCAGTAAAGTTAGGCACATCTGTTGCCGTAGGAAGCTCTTTTTTCTTTTCTATGAGATGAATCACGGATCCACTTTCTATTCCTTTGTCTCTTAGAACATCATCGTCTTTCAGTATATCGCCGCAAtaaataaaatctgtaaaaagCAGTTAtgtttctacttcaaaaacgcATGAAAATACTATAGCCAAGTATACGCACCAAAATCCTCAGATGGAATATCCTTGATTGCATTGCCAGCCTCTACACGTAGCTGCTCTGCTTTATAGTCTAAGTCAAAATTTTCAACCTTTATTTTTCTATACCTTTGAAACGGCAAGTGTACTCCCAGATAAACGTATGGCATGGTGAAAACTTGTCTACACTAAATGCGTGTATTTTGCGAACATATAAGTTGTGAAATTTGTATCACCGCTTACTTTAGACCTTGAGAGGTTTTAGTTAGATTTTTTGCAATTAATCTGACTACTGTAATCAAGACTGACTgatattaaataaattttctttttccGAATGACTTGTCAAATTGTTCGTAAACAAATGGtgtgtaatttttcaaaaggtacTATTCAAAGAGAATAGgtaaagagacgaagagtgaaaatcagtcaaaacggcaacacgccctttatgatgatttcaacactagaattttggcaaccgcttctataggcagcactttaaatgactcctattatattttgaaaacaaaccgtatgtcgatcgatggatttgtttatcaaacgatgtgcatttcgaaacaaagagatgaaataattctaaagcttatttttactcatacatatactctagaatgcaccttacaatcacgattgaactaaattctgatgaaaattcaaatttcttttttgatagaagtacaatacttatctcctccaactcaggcatgagtaatgtttatttacattgcacgattggtctgctcaataaggtatttttggcttcacactattcgtctctttccctattctctttggtactATTCACATCTaattaaagacgctgaatccagTGTTGCCATACACTCGAAAAATAAATCACGTAGCTACTACATGAAAACTTAtataaatctagagaaaatttagaataggacgtaagtaacaatgagagattctctttggggtctttctcttctgttcattactcggccatttcaacatttactactctactcgttgcataatattctagtaaaaaccgtcggctttcgatatgtactggaaaattggtgcaaagtgttgtaatgacgtcgtattaaacaaaagagaaagtatacaaagagaggctctcaatgttacttacgtcctattgaaaattttctctagaaatctCATCCACCGCACTTTTCACGTAAATTCTATCGGGTGGTCCGGTATATTTGAATCAGCTTCAATATCTGATGCATCACGTAAACGTTATGTGATTTTCatataattttcaaatgaatttcaCGTAAAAATAACATTAAGCCAAACGTAACAACTACATGAACTCAAACGTAATATTTATATGAAGCCAAACATAGCAACACCGAGAACAGACGtctatcttcagcattcaacttgtgtaaaatctctaacggtttcgaaggtagttgggatatccaaaccaggtgcgctgctgtcgtcatgttttttgtggttgagctcgacagaattgacagcggttattctgGGTATTATTCTACCCAgacaaactagtccggaactggttcggacttccagcataaatttcagctcaaatgcatcaaccgatagagtcggaatcggttgttttctttgagcaagattccatactgaatccattcaggatttctaaccggctccggaatggatttgacggatagttgggataggttggtgtggcgctagtgtttatcgtacactgaaaaaaatccaaacgttaattctatttgcttcaaaccgcttaaaattcatatgaagaagaaatgctattgttatctcgcgcacacatatcttctatgtgtcaactgtataaactatgtatgaacacacataagttatatgtgcatattgttatagaatggggttttatgtgcccaaTAGTTATGAAaggtgaatgtaagattaatatttcttgtaaatacacacattaggtttatgtgccagcaaatagtgtctatatgcctccgttaattgcaaaaatctatgtgtaaaatcaataggcataacgtttactttttttgagtgtatatTAATTCacatgtttacacacgttttttaaatatttttgttcgatcatggatgtctgttctctgtgatagcAACTACATGAAACCGTACACACAATGTATGTGTATTACT encodes:
- the LOC131683795 gene encoding ubiquitin-like protein 7 → MPYVYLGVHLPFQRYRKIKVENFDLDYKAEQLRVEAGNAIKDIPSEDFDFIYCGDILKDDDVLRDKGIESGSVIHLIEKKKELPTATDVPNFTEADVQEVLGIWRTVDSSNFQKVRHPEFMRNVLDANPSVRKDLWALSILKDPILLSSMQQPETIRRVAEKHYILIKASRSIVQLLNSKMISKSATFSPTIESALDDALSDSSSSDDNTSPTTSTGVRSARRITADQLASALAFAGTSSYNSLLSISQRDADSRESTDQVSQPSTSGSGSASNRITPSMFMNALSEVIQSQRRSNDPEPMDTSPSSAAPAPPATVPDNDIGSQTQSQHSTLEASLSKYRSELEQMREMGLTDTETNIQALIVCNGNVETAVNLVFNGMTN